The Gossypium hirsutum isolate 1008001.06 chromosome A13, Gossypium_hirsutum_v2.1, whole genome shotgun sequence nucleotide sequence aaacaTTACACTAACCGCCATGAAGTTCCGTTTATGGCAGAAAAGCCGAACTTTTCTTCGccggaaattttttttttcttttcaacaaaatttgaaggaaatgaaaatttttctgagAGGGAGAGATTATGGCGTCGAAGATGTTACGGGGTGtacattagaaaaaaaatcctGTGTGGATATCCTTAACATACATCTTTTAAGCTTCATACTTTGAATATATTGTACCTCGGTGAAACTCTGTCGTTTAGAAGCAAGCTTTTAGGGTATTTTGGGAGTATTTGTGCAATacgaagaaaaataaaaatataatttgcgtgttattttatttatttttagtataattactgaaatttaagttttattattgaACCGGGTTGAGTTAAAATCGGCTTAGGATGAGTTTAGATATATGGTGTGTTTATTTgtaattagtgtaaaaataatggtGACATTGAAATTATACAAAACAGCCCATTCAAACCCACTTAGTAatccattttattattaaaaattaataaaatattagaaacaaTTTATATTAACATTGATTGtcataaacaatgaaaaaaaaatactccAAACGAAATGTATGAAACTTACAACTTTGAAACAAATACAGAGGGAAAAATCTCTCATAATTCTAACATGAACGAATGAATACTAACAAAACAATCAAGATCCATTGCTATTAATTTCCTTAAAAACAAATACAAAACTATGATTCTATATGAAGTTTTGCAACAAGAAGAAGATGTCATCATCCTTTTCATCAGCAAGTGAAACCAGCAGAGGGCCATCTTCCCTTTTCTTACCGACTATCATCATCGTGCTATCTTCTGTGAAAATATCGAGCATAGCCAAGATACTTTCATCGTGTGAAGGCTGGGGAATCTCCATTAATGTAGTAGGAGAGGCAACGTCAGAGTGATCTATGGAGGGTACCAATCTTGATGTAATCTCGTCACTTTGATCGTCAAGAGAAACCCCATGACCATGACCATAACCATCCAACAAATCAGAAGCTTTAAAATACAATACAGAGTGCGCATCTTCCGGTTCCGTACCATCTCTCATGCTTTCATCGATGAAAATGGCGAGCATGGATAGAATACAATCATCTGGAACTGGAAGGCGATGACTCTCCCTGGATTTGGTGTTGGTGACCAAAGTGTAGACATTTTTTGAGTCGGCAGATGGTTGAAGGGAGTAGGCATCCAAGGATGGGTTGTTTTTCCCCATTGTAATTAAAAGACCTCAAGATCTCGATACCCGATAATAATAATGGTTTTTACCCACGAGGAGTGAATAAAGTTGTAATCTTTGCAAAACGAAAATATATAAATCTACTAATTTACTTGATCCTTGAAAAAGGACCAAGTCCAATGCCTGAAAAAGAGCCTTCCTCGGATCATAAAACCCAGGCCGCAACTGAGAAACGATGGTGGATCCCTGATAGCCCCATGATGCATTTGCAGTGCAAATCAAACCCTGTTTTCAACAGATCAGTTAGCTCCTTCGTATAATCCCAACCCAtagaaattaaaagagaaaaacaagTCAAAACAGGGAACCCTAAATCACCAAACAGGAAATAACCAAAACAGAGAATGACTCGAAGAAAGAAACCCTAAAAAGCAGAGTTCAAGTTTTAGAAGAAAACTGtgggttaaaataaaaatataaccaCGAGAGATAGAAAACTAGAAAGGAAAACAAATCAAAACAGGGAACCCAAAATCACCAAACGAAAATTAAATCGAACCAAGAAACCTAAAAAAACAGAGTTGAATTTCAGAATGAAACTGTAGATCAAAATCCGAAACAAGAAATCGAAACAAACCTGATTTATGAAAGGTTTCAGAAACGGAGATATAACCCCAAAAAAATCAATAGGAATCGTAGGGGCGAGAGCGAGGAATTCAGAAATCGCAAGAATAGGAAAGGCAGCTGAAAACTCTGTGAAAGAGGGAAGAGAAAATAAGTGAGGGAGAGGGAAGCCGCCTCCCTTTATATACACATGGGAACTAGCCGTTGTATACGCGTTTTTCTTGGTTTATTTCTTGCAGTCCCTATtctttttaaacaatttaaaatttagtctctttatttttatttttgatttagtcTCTCTATTTCTTATTTGAAGAATTAAAGTGCAATTGGTAatattgttaataaattttatttaaattttaatatttaaaaaaaattagaaattaaaatctTATTGATAGCTAATATTCAAATTTAGTAAAAGTCAATTAATAATGCTAACAATTAGgctgtaattttttatttgtttttttgctAATGAATTGGACTctaattttcaaatcaaacaaaCAAAGGGACTAAATTTCTGAAATTGAAAGCAAAGggattaaatttcataattttaaagaGTCGAAGGACTAGGGCCATAATTAGACTTTCTTCTTTTAATGTAATAACATTATTGGATATTCTTTTCAATAACAAATTGtgatgataaataaatattttactctTTATCTTTACTTTATACTAGTTTTGACTGggggttttaattttatttaatgaattaatgaTATAATTACTAAATCCACGTGTAAGTAATTACATcatctaaa carries:
- the LOC107918634 gene encoding uncharacterized protein gives rise to the protein MGKNNPSLDAYSLQPSADSKNVYTLVTNTKSRESHRLPVPDDCILSMLAIFIDESMRDGTEPEDAHSVLYFKASDLLDGYGHGHGVSLDDQSDEITSRLVPSIDHSDVASPTTLMEIPQPSHDESILAMLDIFTEDSTMMIVGKKREDGPLLVSLADEKDDDIFFLLQNFI